From the Piliocolobus tephrosceles isolate RC106 chromosome 14, ASM277652v3, whole genome shotgun sequence genome, the window aggcttgagccaccgcaccccgccagGATTGGATTTATTCCATTCACACCCAaacactttctttctctctctcttttttttttttttttttttttgaggcagggtctcatcctgtgttgcccaaggtggagtacagtggcatgatcacagcttacttcagtctcgacctcctgggctcaagcgatcctcctgcctcagcctcccaagaagctgggactacaggtgtgggccaacacaccaggttaatttttaaattttcttgtggagatagggtctcgcagccaggggtggtggctcacgcctgtaatcatagcactttgggagctgagggggcagatcacttgagcccaggagttcaagaccagcctgagcaacacggcaaaaccccatctctgtgaaaaatacaagaattagctaggcatggtagtgtgcacctgtggtcccagctacgcgggaagctgaggtggggaggtcaacactgcagtgagctgagattgtgccactgcactccagcctgggccacagagcaagactccatctcaaaaaaacaaaacaaaacaaaacaaaacaaaaaaacactaggtTGGGCTCGGtggcccacctgtaatcccagcactttgggaggctgaggtgggcagatcacctgaggttgggagttcaagaacagcctgaccaacacggagaaaccccatctctactgaaaacacaaaattacccaggcgtggtggtgcatgcctgtaatcccagctactcgggaggctgaggcagaagaattgcttgaacccagaagacagaggttgcagtgagccaagattacgccattgtactccagcctgggcaacaagagtgaaactccatctcaaaaaaaaaaaaaaggcagaaaagtgatgaggtcttgctacattgtccaggcttgtctcgaactcctgagctcaagtgatttcccctctagcctcagcttcccaagactTTGAAATTAAGGTCtgagtcaccttgcctggccatACCCAAACTCTTTCTAGtaactttcatcttttttttttttttttttgagacggagtctggctctgtcacccaggctggagtgcagtggcgcgatctcagctcactgcaagttctgcctcccgggtttacaccattctcctgcctcagcttcccgagtagctgggattacaagcgcccgccacctcgcccagctagtttttagtatttttttagtagagacggggtttcaccgtgttagccaggatgatctcaatctcctgacctcgtgatccacccatctcggcctcccaaagtgctgggattacccgcGCCCGGCTGTAAGTTTCATCTTAAAAGTAActactagccaggcgcggtggctcatgtctgtaatcccagcactttgggaggccgagtcgggtggatcacaaggtcaggagttcgagaccaacctggccaagatagtgaaaccccgtcagccagacgcagtggctcaagcctgtaatcccagcactttgggaggccagggtagccagatcacctgagctcaggagcttgagaccagcctggccaacatggcgaaaccccatctctactaaaaacacaaaaattagctgggtgtggtggcgggtgcctgtaatcccagcaactcaggaagctgaggcaggaaatcatttatacccaggaggcagagtttgcagtgagccaagatcacaccaaaaaaaaaaaagagagagaaaagaaaactcgTGGCCCAAAGTTGTAACTCATGAGTTAACAGGATGAAATGCAGAGTAGAGAAGGGCATCGTAAGCAGCcggaatagcatgtgcaaaggcacagaggccTCCAAGGAATGTTCAAGGAGGGCTGGTCCTCACCAGCAGCCTGGCAGGCATAGGCGAAGACGATGATGTCATCGAAAGGCCAAGTGTAGTTGGGATGTGGGGGATAGAAGGCAAGCTGGTCTGCCCCTTCAGCCCGCAGGGATACCAGGAAGGTGGAGTGGACCATGGGGACGCGGAAGCAGCCCCGGCGCTGGCGGTTCTTGGTGGGGAAGTACTCAGCTGTGCGGCGGTAGTAGCCCTGGGGAAAGGGGATGCTTTGGGCTGTAAGAGggctcccctgcccctgcccacagACCCCAAGGCCTTCAGGCTCTCTGCTCTCCACGTCCCTCCTTCCAGGACCTCAGTCCACCCAAGGCCCCCATCCTGGCCTCACCTGGGGGGTGATCCCACACCAGAAGTTGGAGTAGTAGGTCTGGGAGTCCAGCATTGGGGCCACCACTGGAAGCCGCTGCCCCATGAGAAGCCGCAGAGTCTGGTTGTTGGTCAGAATGTTGTCTGTGTCTGCAAACTTTGGGGAGGGGATGTCACAGGCTCCAGCCCTGCCAGGGCTGCAGCCCCCCAAGGAATTCACTAAGTGGTCCTGCCAGAGACCCAGCGTGACTCCTAGGACCCAATGGGAATGTTCTTACAGAGGTCTAACTCACTCAGTAGATCCCTTTCTGGACCAAGGCTCTAGTCCGGGGCACTGACTTAGGGATTGGGTCCAGAGATTATACCTGAGTTGCTGATCTAAGACCTTTATCTGGGATCTGGCTTAGAAAATGGATCCAAACACCTACTCTGAGCTCTAGTTCAGAGATCCAGGCTCAGTTTATACCCTGGGCTCTAGCCCAGTAATCGAGGCttagtatatagtatatacaatGGGATCTATCTGAGGGGTCCAGGCTTAGTACCTAGTCTGAGCTTTTAACATAGGGATCCAATCTGAACATCTGGTCTGGGCTCTGGCCCAGATAGCCTGTTGAAGGACCCAGACTTCCAGTGGGTCAGTCACACCcagatttgttttacttttttttttttttgagaccgagtttcactcttgtcacccaggctggggtgcagcggtgTGATTTcagttcagtgcaacctccgcctcccaggttcatgtgattctcatgcctcagcctcctgagtagctgggaatacaataattacctgccaccatgcccagctaattattgtatttttagtagagacggggtatcaccatgttagccaggctggtcttgaactcctgacctcaggtgatccacctgccttggcctcccaaagtgctaagattataggcatgagccactgcgcccagcctataccCAGATTTCTATCAGGGACAGATACTACTACCTTTCAGAAGCCCAATTCTAGCCAGACTTCCTTACCAGGATATAGTCGgccccccagtccctggcaaagGTGAGGGCTTCCTGCTTCAGCTCCATCAGAAACTGGTGCCTTTCTTTGGTCCAATGCTTGGGACCCTCTTCATCTGGGTAGAACCTGAGGGGGTAGAGACGTGAGATGTTCCCATGGGGTACATGCCCCTCCCTCTCTGCAAGGCAGTGGACAGGGCCCTGGCTTGGAGGCTGTGGCTCTGGGCTGTCCCTTTTCCTCTCTGGACTGCAGCTGTTCTCCATCTTCCCCAGTACCCTTCCCCTCAGATCACCACCTGGGCTCCCCCTCGGGCCTCCAGACCACAGCGGCATAGCCGTCGCCCACAGCTGCCAGCCACTCCTGCAGCATCTCTGTGGTGTTGTCCACATTGTGGTCCGTGGCACACCTGGGAACGGGAAGAAAAAAGGCTGAGGGGGCACAGCCACAGAAGGATTGAACCCCAAGGCAGCCTTGACCCCGAAGCACCAACACCTTTGAGGCCGGGCTCTCCGTGGAACAGTGAAGGGTAGGCATGTTACAGCAGAGAGGCTGGAGGCAGCACAGCCAGGTCACCATCACAGTTCTGtgacctgctgtgtgacctcaggcaagtcccATCTTTCTCTGGGCTTCACGTCTTCCCTCTATAACTTAAGCTTTCTTGCCTATGTCATGGACCAAGAGAAGAGAAGACGaaagcatatatgtgtgtgtgtgtgtgtgtgtgtgtgtgtgtatatatttttttcttttttttgagacataatcttgctctatcgcccaggctgcagtgcagtggtgtgatctcgactcactgcaacctccatgtcccgggttcaagtacctgcctcagcctcccaagtacctgggattacaggcatgcgccaccatgccccgctaatttttgtgtgtttagtatagacagggtttcaccatgttggccaggctagtcttgaactcctcacctcaggtgatctgcccacttcagcctcccaaagtgctgaaattacaggcgtgagccacgttGCCTGGCCAACGAATGcattttgaaagatgaaaagtaCCTCGACTTTAAGGATCACACCTGCCGCATTCCCTGGTTACCTTCGTTAGGTGGGCAGATACCTACCTGTGTGACCTGTGGCTGTGTGACCACAGGCCAGCCCCTGTCCCTCTCTGAATGGGGACTAGACAGAAGAGCTGCTGCTTTCTTCCACCCCCAGGTTGTAATAAGGACCAAACCATGCTTTGTGAGTCCCTGAGAATGCAGATGGGCCCAAGCTCCGCTGTCATGGGGCACACCCTCCCCTCTCCTGGGGAAGGGGCTCCCATAACAGAGATAGGGGCTTTAGCCAAGTGCCCAGGTTTTGGATGATGCTGCCCCTTTAAGCCAATTCCCCAGAAATGAAGACTACGTGTCAAGTCTTACAGGGGTGGGAACTAACAAACTCCCAAACTGTGGTCATTGTGGGCGGCCTCCCCAGGCCAGGGCTCCACCCCCCCCAGCCCAGCTGGGGTGTGTTGTAGAGGGTGGCTTGTCATTTTTCTCAGTTTACCCCCAACCTCAGCCAGGGACTCCTCCCTGTTCTGGTGTCTACAGACCTGGGGTTGTGGCCTCCGATCCCAGTGCCCTGTGGGCACAGAGATGCCAGAGGGGAGAGGCTCCAGGAAGGGGGACTGCCCTTGGCTGACAGGATCCTGCCCCTCTACCAAGAGAGCTGGCCCCAGCCCTGAGGGAGAGGGAGTCGGTCTGACTCCCCTGCACAGCCGGGAGCCCAGTGCTGATGGCACCCCCCACCTGCCACGTTGGGCCCCAGGGGACTTCAGAGGTTCCTGTCTGCTTCTCTTCAAATCCAGCCAACCACAGGTCCCACCGGGGTTGAGCTGGGCCCTGAAGGCTGGGGTGAAAAGGGCTGGCTGCGCCCAAACTACACCCAGGGAAGGCCCCAAGAGGAAGGAGTAGGGGACCAGAAGGAGGGGTGGGTGTCTCGAGTCGGCCTGTGGCCTCAGAGGTCTCCCAGCAGGGGGCTCGGGGTCCTATCTGGGGGCTCGGGCTGGCAGGGCCGTCTGTGAGGGGAGGGGCCTATCTAGGTGGTGTCTGGGCAGGGAGCGAGCAGACAGGCCCGCTGGGGGCGGGGGCCATCTGCGAGGCTGGGGGTTAGGTGCCCACTGGGTGCCAATGCCCGTGTCTCTCACCAGAGGGCCATCCTGGCCCGGGGGTAGTCCAGCCGCTCCAGCGCGCCCAGGTAGTGGGGCAGCGAGTGTTCGGCATTGCGGGCCAGGATGGCAAGGACCACGGCGGGCAGCGGCGACTCTGCAACGCCCACAGCCTCCAGCCACAGCcccagcaggagcagcagctgaAGCAGCGGCGCGGCGGGGGCAGCGCGCATGGCGGGCGCTTGGGCGGCTGCGGCGGCCCCGGGGGCTCTCCGGCCGGCcgaggggagggggcggggcttGGGGCCCAGGCGGGGCCGAGGCAGACCCGGAGAGGGCGGGGCAGTGCACCCCCAGAGTGGgattcccctccccacccctgcgcGTGGATGCTCACGTTTTCTGTCCTTGGCCTGGGGTACCGGAGGGCCAGGGCCCGGGGACTCGCGCCAGCCGCGACCCTGGAGCGGCCGCGCCCGGCTGGATCCCGGAGGGGCGACAGGGGAGGGGCCGGAGgatggggacgggggaggggtGCTGGGACGAGTGCGTCGGGGCCGGCCAGGCATCCGAGAACAGTAGGGGCTCATGGAACCCCTGGGCGTTGAACCCCCGGAATCCGGATTCCCCGGCCCATGCAGCCGACCCTTAAGACCTGAGCCGCAGACCCCGCGGGGCGGCGCCGGCTCTGCCACCACCTCCCCGGGCTTCCCCGGCTCCCGCCCCCTCCTCCGCCCCGGGCGCCCTCTGGCGGCCCCGGCGCCAGCTCCGCAGACCAGACGGGCCACGCGTGGGCCGGAGACCCATTGTGGGGGTCGCAGAGGGAGTCCCCCTGACCTGGGCGCGTCCTCCCGCGGCGGTCCGCTCCTTAAGTCCCCTGCGCGTCACCTCCTTGCCTCGGTCGCTAGCACTCGCATTGCTTCGGCCCTTTAAAAGAGCACagtcaggccgggcgtggtagctcaagcctgtaatcctagcactttgggaggccgaggcaggcggatcacctgagatccattcaagaccagcctagccaacatggtgaaaacccatctgtactaaaaatacaaacattagccgggcatggtggcgggtgcggtgcctgtactcccagctacttgggaggctgaagtaggagaatcacttgaacccgggaggcggaggttgcagtgagccgagatcgcgccactgcactccagcctgagtgacagactctgtctcaaaaaaaaaaaaaaaaaaaaagaaaaaaaaaaggcacagccCTCGGCTCTCTCTTGGTCTGAGTGTAGAACTAGGGCACACCACGCCCTCCAAAGCAGGGGATGTTGGCTCCCCTGGAGCACCGCCGGGGTCCTTAGGACCCTGCTAGGAGGGAAAGGACTCTCCAGTCTCtcgggagagaagcagaaaagggaGAGGCCTGAGGGCACC encodes:
- the CERCAM gene encoding inactive glycosyltransferase 25 family member 3 isoform X1 codes for the protein MSPYCSRMPGRPRRTRPSTPPPSPSSGPSPVAPPGSSRARPLQGRGWRESPGPGPPVPQAKDRKREHPRAGVGRGIPLWGCTAPPSPGLPRPRLGPKPRPLPSAGRRAPGAAAAAQAPAMRAAPAAPLLQLLLLLGLWLEAVGVAESPLPAVVLAILARNAEHSLPHYLGALERLDYPRARMALWCATDHNVDNTTEMLQEWLAAVGDGYAAVVWRPEGEPRFYPDEEGPKHWTKERHQFLMELKQEALTFARDWGADYILFADTDNILTNNQTLRLLMGQRLPVVAPMLDSQTYYSNFWCGITPQGYYRRTAEYFPTKNRQRRGCFRVPMVHSTFLVSLRAEGADQLAFYPPHPNYTWPFDDIIVFAYACQAAGISVHVCNEHRYGYLNVPVKSHQGLEDERVNFIHLILEALVDGPPMQASAHVTRPSKRPSKLGFDEVFVISLARRPDRRERMLASLWEMEISGRVVDAVDGRMLNSSAIRSLGVDLLPGYQDPYSGRTLTKGEVGCFLSHYSIWEEVVARGLSQVLVFEDDVRFESNFRGRLERLMEDVEAEKLPWDLIYLGRKQVNPEKEAAVEGLPGLVVAGYSYWTLAYALSLAGARKLLASQPLRRMLPVDEFLPIMFDQHPNEQYKAHFWPRDLVAFSARPLLAAPTHYAGDAEWLSDTETSSPWDDDSGRLISWSGSQKTLRSPRLDMAGSSGHSLQPQPRDEL